A genomic stretch from Dissulfurispira thermophila includes:
- the panD gene encoding aspartate 1-decarboxylase, with the protein MLRCFLRSKIHMATVTESNLAYEGSITIDKELMDMVDILPYEQVMISNLNNGERFETYVIPGKPGSKEFCLNGPTARKGVVGDKIIIFAYCYMEDGEVKDFKPKIIKLDEKNNPISPIPSP; encoded by the coding sequence ATGCTAAGATGTTTTTTAAGGTCAAAAATACATATGGCAACTGTCACCGAGTCAAACCTCGCCTATGAGGGAAGTATTACCATTGATAAAGAACTAATGGATATGGTGGATATACTCCCTTACGAACAGGTTATGATAAGCAATCTAAATAACGGCGAAAGGTTTGAGACCTATGTTATTCCCGGAAAACCAGGCTCCAAAGAGTTCTGCCTGAATGGTCCTACAGCGAGAAAGGGAGTGGTCGGCGACAAGATTATCATTTTTGCTTATTGCTATATGGAAGATGGCGAGGTAAAAGACTTTAAGCCCAAAATCATCAAACTAGATGAAAAGAACAATCCCATCTCCCCTATCCCTTCACCATAA
- the gatC gene encoding Asp-tRNA(Asn)/Glu-tRNA(Gln) amidotransferase subunit GatC has product MKITTEDVKHIARLSRLYLSDDEIETFSGQLSSIIEYVEQLNSLDTDNIEPTSHVIPLNNVMRDDIPSVSLSVGDAIKNAPDSTEKFYRVPKIIE; this is encoded by the coding sequence ATGAAAATAACAACCGAAGATGTAAAGCACATTGCTCGTCTTTCAAGACTCTATCTTTCTGATGATGAAATAGAAACATTCAGCGGACAGCTAAGTTCAATAATAGAGTATGTTGAACAACTTAATAGCCTCGATACAGACAATATAGAGCCGACATCCCATGTAATACCACTAAACAATGTCATGAGAGACGACATACCGTCTGTCTCCCTATCCGTGGGGGATGCGATAAAGAATGCACCTGACTCTACAGAAAAATTCTACAGGGTCCCGAAGATAATAGAATAG
- a CDS encoding UvrD-helicase domain-containing protein: MAKDVLLEELNPQQKEAILYSKGPLLVLAGAGSGKTRVITHKFAYLTKKKKYHPSSIFTVTFTNKAANEMKERIARFVGSDMRQSWIGTFHSQCNKILRREIKALGYKPDFSIYDDDDQCNLIRHILKELKIYEALYKGVASRISILKASLISPEEFLSQGDGFSFDEKLGRVYLKYQDELKRCNALDFDDLIMLTVRLFEENPKLLSKYQEMFPYILVDEFQDTNHAQYRLLQLMARHKNICAVGDDDQSIYKFRGADVSNILNFEKDFPDAMIIKLEQNYRSTQNILDVSGAVIAKNPQRKPKKLWTEKGCGEKVIYCRLNTEEEEARYIARNIKDLYLKGNYEYSHFAILYRINLQARAIEDALREEVIPYHVISGVSFYHRREIKDIISYMKLALNTDDNVSLRRIINSPPRGIGASTLSKIEHEAKKNSVSLFAAIKLMLKSNNITSSIKDKISEFVKIIEKISSTHHKTAADMLKDIVEKTGYIEDIEEERLQNILELVSSAENIPIKDFADRVALVSTTDDEPKKASVSLMTLHSAKGLEFPVVFVTGVEEGILPYFKAIDDASEMQEERRLFYVGMTRAKDILCLTAAKKRRLYSKVQEQEPSRFLQDIPKECCNWIEKVQQKTEVIPEPAKLPPKKRASAYTVGCRVKHPAWGIGVVRDCCEEGSNTKLTVNFPGIGIKRLVAKYANLERI, from the coding sequence ATGGCAAAAGATGTCTTATTAGAAGAACTCAACCCCCAGCAAAAAGAGGCTATATTGTATTCAAAAGGACCTCTCCTTGTGCTTGCGGGTGCTGGCAGCGGTAAGACAAGAGTAATAACCCACAAATTTGCCTACCTCACGAAAAAAAAGAAATACCATCCGTCATCTATATTCACTGTCACATTTACTAACAAGGCTGCAAACGAAATGAAAGAAAGAATAGCACGCTTTGTAGGTTCTGATATGAGGCAGTCATGGATAGGCACATTCCATTCTCAGTGTAATAAGATACTCAGAAGAGAAATAAAGGCACTGGGATATAAACCAGACTTCTCCATATATGATGATGATGACCAGTGTAATCTCATAAGGCATATACTTAAAGAATTAAAGATATATGAAGCACTTTATAAAGGTGTTGCCTCAAGGATAAGCATCTTAAAAGCATCCCTGATTTCTCCAGAAGAATTTCTATCTCAGGGAGATGGCTTTAGTTTTGACGAAAAACTCGGAAGGGTGTATCTTAAATATCAGGATGAACTCAAAAGATGCAATGCACTTGACTTTGATGACCTTATAATGCTCACCGTAAGATTATTCGAAGAAAACCCCAAACTACTCTCAAAATATCAAGAAATGTTTCCATATATCCTTGTAGATGAGTTTCAAGACACAAACCATGCGCAGTACAGATTGCTACAACTAATGGCAAGACACAAAAACATCTGTGCTGTTGGAGATGATGACCAGAGTATATATAAATTCAGAGGTGCAGATGTAAGTAATATCCTGAATTTTGAAAAAGACTTTCCAGACGCAATGATTATAAAGCTCGAACAAAATTACAGGTCAACACAAAACATCCTTGATGTTTCTGGTGCAGTAATAGCAAAGAATCCGCAAAGGAAACCAAAAAAACTCTGGACAGAAAAGGGATGCGGAGAAAAAGTCATTTACTGCAGACTTAACACAGAAGAAGAAGAGGCAAGATACATTGCACGCAATATAAAAGACCTCTATCTGAAAGGTAATTATGAATATAGCCACTTTGCAATTCTTTATAGAATAAATCTACAAGCAAGGGCAATAGAAGATGCATTAAGAGAAGAAGTCATTCCATATCATGTGATAAGCGGAGTAAGCTTTTACCACAGACGAGAGATAAAAGATATTATCTCTTATATGAAGTTAGCACTTAACACTGATGACAATGTGAGTTTAAGAAGAATAATAAACAGTCCGCCGCGAGGCATAGGTGCATCTACATTATCAAAAATAGAACACGAGGCAAAGAAAAATTCTGTCAGCCTATTTGCTGCTATAAAGCTGATGTTAAAATCAAACAATATAACATCATCCATTAAAGACAAAATAAGTGAATTTGTAAAAATTATAGAAAAAATATCATCAACCCATCACAAAACTGCTGCTGACATGTTAAAAGATATTGTAGAAAAAACAGGCTATATAGAAGATATTGAAGAAGAGAGACTGCAAAACATACTGGAACTGGTATCCTCAGCAGAAAACATACCTATTAAGGACTTTGCAGATAGAGTAGCCCTTGTATCAACAACTGATGATGAGCCCAAAAAGGCATCTGTATCTCTCATGACACTTCATAGTGCAAAAGGGCTTGAATTCCCTGTGGTATTTGTCACTGGTGTAGAAGAAGGCATCCTACCGTATTTCAAGGCTATTGATGACGCCTCTGAAATGCAAGAAGAAAGAAGGCTCTTCTATGTTGGTATGACAAGGGCAAAAGATATTCTATGTCTTACAGCAGCAAAAAAAAGGAGGCTTTATTCGAAAGTACAGGAGCAAGAACCTTCGAGATTTCTGCAAGACATCCCCAAAGAATGCTGCAACTGGATAGAGAAAGTACAACAGAAAACAGAAGTTATACCAGAACCAGCAAAACTACCCCCTAAAAAGCGTGCGTCAGCATATACTGTTGGATGTAGGGTAAAACACCCGGCATGGGGCATAGGTGTAGTAAGGGACTGCTGCGAAGAAGGAAGCAATACTAAACTGACCGTCAATTTTCCAGGTATTGGGATCAAGCGCCTTGTTGCAAAATATGCAAACCTTGAGAGAATATAA
- the glmS gene encoding glutamine--fructose-6-phosphate transaminase (isomerizing): protein MCGIIGYIGNKNAISVVMDGLKRLEYRGYDSAGIAYFTDNKIEIKRRKGKIHDLESIVSKCNISSNLAIGHTRWATHGRPSDENAHPHRSDGIVIVHNGIIENYVQLKHELQSEGFNFTSETDTEVLCHLINKYSKNNPIEEAVRIALKGVRGAYAFAVISEKEPDKIVAVRKESPLVIGFGDGEYFLASDVPAFLSHSKEVIFLENNEMAVMHRDGVIITDIEGNLLNKNVITISWSPSMAEKGGYRHFMLKEIYEQPRAIADTIRGRVMPESSEVVIEEFGLSEKDITSIDRIFIVACGTSYHAGIVGKYMIEELTRIPVEVDIASEFRYRNPIITQSTLFIAITQSGETADTLAAIRQARSLGAKVMTICNVIGSTASRESDFVFYTHSGPEIGVASTKAFTTQIIALYLLSIAFGKIRGCLDDRTISMLIEDLLHLPASVENSLELDNEINNIAKELFKAKDFLYLGRGINYPIALEGALKLKEISYIHAEGYPAGEMKHGPIALIDEEVPVVVLAPSGRLYEKILSNMEEVKSRGGTLIAITSSDGESAKRLSTYSISIHGINDYLNAVLLTIPLQLLAYHIAVLRGCDVDQPRNLAKSVTVE from the coding sequence ATGTGTGGAATAATTGGATATATAGGCAATAAAAATGCCATATCTGTAGTAATGGATGGGCTGAAACGGCTCGAATATAGAGGCTATGATTCTGCTGGCATTGCATATTTTACTGATAATAAAATAGAGATTAAGCGACGTAAAGGCAAAATCCATGATCTTGAATCAATTGTCAGCAAATGCAATATATCGAGCAATCTTGCAATAGGTCATACGAGATGGGCAACTCATGGCAGACCATCCGATGAGAATGCCCATCCTCACAGATCAGACGGAATAGTTATTGTTCATAATGGAATAATAGAAAACTATGTGCAACTAAAGCATGAACTCCAATCAGAAGGTTTTAATTTCACATCAGAGACAGACACTGAGGTTCTATGCCATCTTATAAACAAATATTCAAAAAACAATCCTATCGAAGAGGCAGTGAGAATAGCTCTAAAAGGGGTCAGAGGTGCATATGCATTTGCTGTTATAAGTGAGAAAGAACCTGACAAAATAGTTGCAGTAAGAAAAGAAAGCCCCCTTGTAATAGGATTCGGTGATGGGGAGTACTTCCTTGCATCTGATGTCCCTGCATTTCTAAGCCATTCAAAAGAGGTCATATTCCTGGAAAATAATGAAATGGCAGTAATGCATAGAGATGGCGTAATCATAACGGACATAGAAGGAAACCTCTTGAACAAAAATGTCATTACCATATCATGGAGTCCTTCTATGGCTGAAAAAGGCGGTTATCGCCATTTCATGTTAAAAGAAATATACGAACAGCCAAGGGCAATAGCAGATACAATCCGTGGAAGAGTAATGCCCGAAAGTTCAGAAGTAGTCATTGAGGAATTTGGTCTGAGTGAAAAAGACATCACATCTATAGACAGAATATTCATCGTTGCATGCGGCACATCCTATCATGCCGGGATTGTAGGCAAATACATGATAGAAGAACTCACAAGGATACCAGTCGAGGTTGATATAGCATCTGAATTCAGATACAGAAATCCAATAATAACCCAGAGCACTCTCTTTATAGCAATAACCCAATCTGGAGAGACAGCAGACACACTCGCTGCAATAAGACAAGCCAGGTCACTTGGTGCAAAGGTCATGACCATCTGTAATGTTATAGGCAGCACTGCATCTCGTGAATCTGATTTTGTCTTTTATACACACTCAGGACCAGAAATCGGAGTAGCATCCACAAAAGCATTTACAACCCAGATTATAGCCTTATACCTTTTGTCTATAGCATTTGGCAAGATCAGAGGGTGCTTAGATGACAGGACCATATCAATGCTTATAGAAGATCTACTCCATTTGCCTGCAAGCGTTGAGAACTCACTGGAACTGGATAACGAAATAAATAATATAGCAAAAGAACTATTTAAAGCAAAAGATTTCCTATATCTTGGCAGAGGTATAAATTACCCGATAGCACTGGAGGGCGCTTTAAAACTAAAAGAGATATCATACATTCATGCGGAAGGCTACCCGGCAGGTGAAATGAAGCACGGACCTATTGCACTTATTGATGAGGAAGTGCCTGTTGTTGTCCTTGCCCCTTCAGGAAGACTTTATGAAAAGATTCTATCCAATATGGAGGAAGTGAAAAGCAGAGGAGGCACTTTGATAGCAATTACTTCTTCAGACGGAGAGTCAGCAAAAAGATTATCAACATATTCCATATCTATTCATGGGATCAATGACTATTTAAACGCAGTGCTGCTCACAATCCCCCTTCAACTCCTTGCGTATCATATTGCAGTCTTAAGGGGATGTGATGTTGATCAGCCAAGAAACCTTGCCAAAAGCGTAACAGTGGAGTAA
- the glmU gene encoding bifunctional UDP-N-acetylglucosamine diphosphorylase/glucosamine-1-phosphate N-acetyltransferase GlmU produces MKSSHPLTTVVLAAGLGTRMKSSVPKVLHKIYGKPIIHYVIDSIKPLKSENNIIVIGSEGREIKNTINKHYKKNLVTFAIQKEPKGTGDALKVAINKLKGFNGTVLILSGDTPLISTITLQKFLRLHRQNKEDISIISFIAEGNHSYGRIIREGKQVKAIIEDRDVNNEQKKIKEVNSGIYAIKSHMLKLLNEIKINKAKGEYYLTDIVDIAVRKGYKVGAHIISNETELTGINTRQDLHNALHYLRDRIISKWINSGISFIDKPSVFIHPDVKIGIDTIIYSNIHIEGRTIIGKGCTIYPNVRITDSIIEDNVTIKDSTVIESSLIKKNAVIGPFAHLRPGSIIGSSSKIGNFVEIKNSIIGEGTKASHLSYLGDAQIGKNVNIGAGAITCNYDGKKKNKTIIEDDSFIGSDSQLIAPVRIGKGAYIGAGSTITQDVPPLSLAISRVKQRHIEQWTTRKQIKKEKLEMKKDKKSKR; encoded by the coding sequence ATGAAATCATCACATCCCCTAACAACAGTCGTCCTTGCGGCTGGGCTCGGCACAAGAATGAAGTCATCTGTCCCGAAGGTTCTACATAAAATATATGGCAAGCCAATAATTCATTATGTTATAGATTCAATAAAACCTCTCAAATCTGAAAATAACATAATTGTCATAGGTTCAGAGGGCAGAGAGATAAAAAACACTATTAATAAGCACTACAAAAAAAATCTTGTTACATTCGCAATTCAAAAAGAACCTAAAGGCACAGGCGATGCACTAAAAGTAGCCATTAATAAACTCAAAGGATTTAATGGCACTGTACTTATATTGAGTGGTGACACCCCACTTATAAGCACTATAACCTTGCAGAAATTTTTGAGACTTCACAGACAAAACAAAGAAGATATATCCATTATTTCATTCATTGCAGAGGGAAACCATTCTTACGGCAGAATAATAAGAGAAGGGAAACAAGTGAAGGCAATAATAGAAGATAGGGATGTCAATAATGAGCAAAAAAAAATAAAAGAAGTAAATAGTGGTATATACGCAATAAAATCGCACATGCTAAAACTCCTGAATGAAATAAAGATAAACAAGGCAAAAGGAGAATATTATCTTACAGACATTGTAGATATTGCTGTAAGAAAAGGCTATAAGGTTGGTGCACACATTATTAGCAATGAGACAGAACTAACAGGCATAAATACTAGACAAGACCTTCACAATGCCCTCCATTATCTCAGAGACAGGATCATTTCAAAATGGATAAATAGTGGTATTTCATTCATTGACAAACCATCTGTCTTCATTCATCCTGATGTAAAAATAGGCATAGATACAATTATTTATTCAAATATTCATATAGAAGGCAGAACCATTATAGGAAAAGGATGCACAATATATCCAAATGTAAGAATAACCGATAGCATCATTGAAGACAATGTCACTATAAAGGACTCCACAGTAATCGAATCATCTCTTATAAAGAAAAATGCAGTTATAGGACCATTTGCCCACCTAAGACCAGGTTCTATAATAGGCAGTTCATCAAAAATAGGTAATTTTGTAGAGATAAAAAATTCTATCATAGGAGAAGGGACAAAGGCATCTCACCTCAGTTATCTTGGAGATGCACAGATAGGAAAAAATGTGAACATAGGGGCTGGGGCAATAACCTGCAATTACGATGGCAAAAAGAAAAATAAAACAATAATAGAAGATGACTCCTTCATAGGGAGCGACTCCCAACTCATTGCACCTGTGAGAATAGGCAAAGGTGCATACATTGGTGCTGGCTCCACTATCACACAAGATGTGCCACCGCTTTCACTTGCAATAAGTAGGGTAAAACAAAGACATATAGAGCAATGGACAACAAGAAAACAAATCAAAAAAGAGAAGTTAGAAATGAAAAAAGACAAAAAGAGCAAGAGGTAG
- a CDS encoding DUF502 domain-containing protein has protein sequence MVESIHITFKRKFLAGLIVTIPAVITIFVLVGIFKFVDGILGPFFDFFLGEHIAGLGFISAVIIIFLIGIISTNVLGKKVLGVIEKIFLNIPVFKSIYTAIKQLVDAFSPENKSSFKKFVIVEYPRPGAYAFGFLTKECVVESHKKEIPLKAVYIPTNNLYLGEIVLLDDKSITYTDISIEEGIKIILSGGIAAPSKIPVTTGESGK, from the coding sequence ATGGTGGAATCCATACATATTACCTTCAAAAGAAAATTTTTGGCAGGACTTATAGTCACCATCCCGGCAGTTATAACGATCTTTGTCCTTGTCGGTATATTCAAGTTTGTTGATGGTATATTAGGTCCATTTTTTGACTTCTTTCTTGGCGAGCACATAGCTGGATTAGGCTTTATCTCTGCTGTCATTATTATATTTCTTATCGGTATAATCTCAACAAATGTGCTTGGAAAGAAGGTGCTTGGTGTTATAGAAAAGATTTTTCTGAACATCCCTGTTTTCAAGAGCATATACACAGCAATAAAACAACTCGTAGATGCTTTTTCCCCTGAAAATAAAAGCTCTTTCAAAAAATTCGTAATAGTTGAATACCCCAGACCCGGTGCCTATGCCTTTGGATTTCTGACAAAAGAATGTGTAGTCGAATCACATAAGAAAGAAATACCTCTGAAGGCTGTATATATCCCTACGAACAATCTCTATCTTGGAGAAATCGTTCTCCTTGATGACAAAAGCATAACCTACACTGATATATCAATAGAAGAGGGCATTAAGATTATCCTTTCAGGCGGAATAGCTGCTCCTTCAAAAATACCAGTGACAACAGGAGAATCAGGAAAATGA
- a CDS encoding YebC/PmpR family DNA-binding transcriptional regulator encodes MAGHSKWAQIKHKKAHTDAKKGKIFTKIVKEISVAARLGGGDPENNPRLRSAIEKAKEVNMPSDNIKRAIMKGTGELPGTTYEEIIYEGYGPGGVAILIETLTDNKNRTVSEIRHILSKNGGNLGETGCVSWIFEKKGYILVEKTKVDEDTLMSIVLDAGADDMKNDPNEDNYEIITSPENLNKVKEAIERQNIPISLSEITMLPKSYVTIEGSTADQMVRLVDALEDNDDVQNVYANFDIPEEAMALK; translated from the coding sequence ATGGCAGGCCATTCCAAATGGGCTCAGATAAAACATAAAAAAGCACATACTGATGCAAAAAAAGGCAAGATATTCACAAAGATTGTAAAAGAGATATCTGTTGCTGCAAGACTCGGTGGTGGAGATCCTGAGAACAACCCAAGATTGAGAAGTGCCATAGAAAAGGCAAAGGAAGTTAATATGCCATCTGATAACATAAAAAGGGCGATAATGAAAGGCACAGGAGAACTACCAGGAACAACCTATGAAGAGATTATATATGAAGGATATGGGCCCGGGGGTGTAGCGATACTCATAGAAACCCTCACAGATAACAAAAACAGAACAGTCTCTGAGATAAGGCATATACTATCAAAAAACGGTGGAAACCTGGGAGAGACTGGATGTGTCTCATGGATTTTTGAGAAGAAAGGTTACATCCTCGTAGAAAAAACAAAGGTAGATGAAGACACATTAATGTCCATCGTCCTTGATGCTGGAGCAGATGATATGAAAAACGACCCTAATGAAGACAACTACGAAATAATAACATCTCCAGAAAATCTTAACAAAGTGAAAGAGGCAATAGAAAGACAAAATATCCCTATTTCGTTATCTGAAATAACCATGCTGCCAAAAAGCTATGTAACCATAGAAGGCAGTACAGCAGATCAAATGGTCAGACTCGTTGATGCACTCGAGGATAACGATGATGTCCAGAATGTATATGCCAATTTCGATATACCCGAAGAAGCAATGGCGTTAAAGTAG
- the mtnP gene encoding S-methyl-5'-thioadenosine phosphorylase, whose product MRIGLIGGSGLYEIEGLEITNEVSISTPYGNPSSVYKIGTIDDKEIVFLPRHGTPHTIPPHKINYRANIWGFKSLDVDRIISVSAVGGINKDFFPGHIVLLDQIIDMTYGARESTFYDKESVIHIDFTDPYCPEMRDFIIKASHNIKLPVKPSGTYICVNGPRLETAKEIQFFSMIGADVVGMTAMPEASLARELEMCICGISVVTNYAAGISDKKLTATEVVETMKNSINNIKSLVKEVIKHITIERNCPCKDALKDARC is encoded by the coding sequence ATGAGAATCGGCTTGATAGGTGGAAGTGGGCTTTATGAGATTGAAGGGCTGGAGATAACAAACGAGGTCTCCATATCTACCCCATACGGCAATCCATCTTCTGTTTACAAAATAGGAACAATTGATGACAAAGAAATAGTCTTCCTACCAAGGCATGGGACACCACACACCATTCCTCCGCATAAGATAAATTACAGAGCAAACATATGGGGATTTAAGTCTCTTGATGTTGACAGGATTATCTCTGTAAGTGCTGTGGGCGGAATAAATAAAGACTTCTTTCCGGGTCACATCGTCCTTCTCGACCAGATAATAGATATGACATATGGGGCAAGAGAATCCACATTTTATGATAAAGAAAGTGTAATTCATATTGACTTCACTGATCCATACTGTCCAGAAATGAGGGATTTTATTATTAAAGCCTCTCACAATATCAAGCTTCCGGTGAAACCCTCGGGAACATATATCTGCGTCAATGGACCAAGGCTTGAAACAGCAAAAGAAATACAATTCTTTTCCATGATAGGTGCTGATGTTGTTGGCATGACAGCAATGCCAGAGGCATCACTCGCAAGAGAGCTTGAAATGTGTATTTGTGGTATATCTGTTGTAACCAACTATGCTGCGGGAATCTCTGATAAGAAACTTACAGCCACTGAGGTTGTTGAAACAATGAAAAATTCTATAAACAATATAAAGTCTTTAGTCAAAGAGGTTATCAAGCACATTACAATTGAGCGCAACTGCCCGTGCAAAGATGCTCTAAAAGATGCAAGATGTTAA
- a CDS encoding TldD/PmbA family protein, whose amino-acid sequence MVDDTILQKLIKKALSNGGEYADIFIEHRKSTAIQLEDDKIEKVIAGSIVGIGIRLIYKAKTAYAYSNDLSESVLMDIADTVSKAAADAERDIVVNMKRRYPETTFIIKKYPETVPVSEKIALVKIGNDTARKFDPKIKQVNIMYKDSMQKIKIYTSEGFVSEDERVYTLGVVQVIAADGEIIQTGYEPVSGLMGYELFDENPIDMVALKAAQRAVMMLRAKRAPGGRMSVVISSEAGGTMVHEAIGHGLEADLAQQGLSVYSRKVGQQVASAAVTVIDDATLPNKRGSFSFDDEGTPSRRNILVKEGILQGYMYDKYTAMIDGTLSTGNGRRESYEHKPVPRMTNTFIAPGKLSCDEIIASVNKGLMVKKMGGGQVNTVTGDFVFEVQEGYIIENGMVGEPVRGATLIGNGPEILMSIDMVASDIGFSVGTCGKDGQGVPVSDAMPTIRIPEMVVGGEISSIS is encoded by the coding sequence ATGGTAGATGATACGATTTTACAAAAACTTATAAAAAAGGCACTTTCCAATGGTGGTGAATATGCTGATATATTTATAGAACACAGAAAATCTACAGCTATTCAACTTGAGGATGACAAGATAGAAAAGGTTATCGCGGGTTCTATTGTAGGTATCGGCATCAGACTTATATACAAAGCCAAGACTGCTTATGCATACAGCAATGATCTTTCTGAAAGTGTGCTTATGGATATTGCTGACACAGTTAGTAAAGCAGCGGCAGATGCTGAGAGGGATATTGTTGTGAATATGAAGAGGAGATACCCTGAAACTACATTTATTATAAAGAAGTATCCTGAAACAGTCCCTGTATCAGAGAAAATTGCCCTTGTTAAGATTGGAAATGATACTGCAAGAAAGTTCGATCCAAAAATTAAACAGGTTAATATAATGTACAAAGATTCTATGCAGAAGATTAAGATATATACATCAGAGGGCTTTGTGTCTGAAGACGAAAGGGTCTACACACTGGGAGTAGTGCAAGTGATTGCTGCAGATGGAGAGATAATTCAGACAGGGTATGAGCCTGTCAGTGGACTGATGGGTTACGAACTCTTTGATGAAAATCCTATTGATATGGTTGCTCTTAAGGCTGCACAAAGGGCAGTGATGATGCTCAGAGCAAAAAGGGCACCCGGCGGGAGGATGTCTGTTGTTATTTCCTCCGAGGCAGGAGGTACCATGGTTCATGAGGCAATCGGGCATGGACTTGAGGCTGACTTAGCCCAACAAGGGCTTTCTGTATATTCAAGAAAGGTCGGTCAACAGGTAGCTTCTGCTGCAGTTACAGTTATAGATGACGCAACCCTTCCTAACAAAAGGGGGTCTTTTTCTTTTGATGACGAAGGAACTCCATCCAGAAGGAATATTCTCGTAAAGGAAGGAATATTGCAAGGCTATATGTATGATAAGTACACAGCCATGATTGACGGGACTTTGTCCACAGGTAATGGCAGGAGAGAATCTTACGAGCATAAACCTGTCCCAAGAATGACTAATACATTTATAGCTCCGGGAAAGCTCTCTTGCGATGAGATTATTGCATCAGTGAACAAGGGCTTGATGGTCAAAAAAATGGGTGGGGGACAGGTAAATACAGTGACAGGTGATTTTGTATTTGAGGTTCAAGAAGGATATATTATCGAAAATGGAATGGTCGGTGAACCTGTAAGAGGTGCAACCCTTATTGGTAACGGTCCTGAGATTTTAATGTCTATAGATATGGTTGCATCTGATATCGGATTCTCTGTGGGCACTTGCGGAAAGGATGGACAAGGCGTGCCTGTATCTGATGCCATGCCTACCATTAGAATTCCAGAAATGGTAGTAGGAGGTGAGATTAGCTCAATATCTTAA
- the lpxC gene encoding UDP-3-O-acyl-N-acetylglucosamine deacetylase → MACYLQALKSIMRLQRTIKKETTFYGIGLHTGKYATVKLKPASRDTGIIFYRVDKGAIIRANIGSVIDTAFATTIGFVNGSDVVKIKTVEHLLAAIAGLGIDNLIVEVDGPEIPILDGSSTQLVGIILDAGIAKQGKKMPYIKIKKPIVYEDAYSRIIVLPYDGVRISYCINFGHRILGQQELSIDINEKTFVQEIAPARTFGFLSDVEKLRANGLAKGGSLDNAVIVGDNGILNDAGLRFEDEFVRHKVLDSIGDLSLIGFPIQGHIMLEKAGHTANINFLKKLITSVDSYSLISSEVDHLPNHVLNYN, encoded by the coding sequence ATGGCATGTTATTTGCAAGCATTAAAATCCATAATGAGACTCCAGAGGACAATAAAAAAAGAGACTACCTTCTATGGTATTGGTCTGCATACAGGCAAGTACGCAACAGTGAAGCTGAAACCTGCCTCCAGAGATACAGGCATAATTTTCTACCGAGTAGATAAGGGTGCAATAATTCGAGCAAATATAGGTTCTGTTATTGACACGGCTTTTGCTACAACAATAGGTTTTGTTAATGGTTCTGATGTGGTAAAGATAAAGACAGTAGAGCATCTGCTTGCTGCTATAGCTGGTCTTGGGATAGATAACCTTATTGTTGAAGTTGACGGACCTGAAATTCCGATACTGGATGGAAGTTCTACACAGCTTGTTGGAATTATATTAGATGCAGGTATAGCAAAACAAGGTAAGAAGATGCCCTATATAAAGATAAAAAAACCTATTGTTTATGAGGATGCATATTCAAGGATTATAGTATTGCCATACGACGGCGTAAGAATATCGTACTGTATAAACTTCGGGCACCGAATACTAGGACAGCAAGAACTCTCTATAGACATAAATGAAAAGACATTTGTGCAGGAGATAGCACCTGCCAGAACATTTGGGTTCCTTAGTGATGTGGAGAAACTCAGGGCAAACGGTCTTGCAAAGGGTGGCTCACTTGACAATGCAGTGATTGTGGGAGATAATGGTATTTTAAACGATGCAGGTCTGAGGTTTGAGGATGAGTTTGTAAGACATAAAGTTCTTGATTCTATTGGAGATTTGTCATTAATTGGGTTTCCTATACAAGGGCATATCATGCTTGAAAAGGCAGGTCATACAGCAAACATAAATTTTCTAAAGAAGTTAATAACATCAGTTGACTCTTATAGCCTTATCTCATCAGAAGTTGACCATTTACCAAATCATGTTTTAAACTATAACTAA